The Oscillospiraceae bacterium genome contains the following window.
GAGCGCCATGTGCCGTCGGCATAGATTTCATCAATGGGAATGGATTTCTGTACAGTGCGCGGGAAATGATAACTCCCCCGCGTTCTGCTCGTGGAGGCATATTCATTTAATCTCAAATTTCTTCACCTTCTTGCTATTAAAGTTGTATTCGGTCGTCCATAAACGCCAACCGCTGCCCAAAACCATGCTTTCCAGCGCGGCAATGAGAAACTGCTCAAAGTTCAAGTCGTCATAGCGGAAAAATCCCGCGGCAGCAATGGGCACAGCAGCCACAATGCACACCCAGCTTGTGGTTTCCCGCCCCAGCACCGGTTCCAGCGTCAGATACGCTAAGACGGCTGCGCCGATGGCGATGACGGAGCAGATCAGCTGGCGCAGCGTCAGGCCCATAAAAATTTCTTCCTGATAGTGGCGTATTTCCTTGTTAATTGGATTCTGCATAGCTTATAACCCCAGCATTTCATGAATAATACGGTCAGAGCCTTTTACCAGGCCGACCAGAACCAGCATATTGAATACGGTTTCGGCAAGATAGCTCCACACCATTGTGGTCGGTTCGCCGCCTGTGACCGTTGGTGTGCTGACAAACGCCGAATAAATGATGCAGGCCAGCACGATGACAGCGCCCTCCAAGCACACGCCGATATAGCTTTTTACAAAAGAAATACCCACAGACTGTGTGCTTTCCCCGGCAAAGCTCGCCAGCGGCAAGGGAGCCAGCGCCGTGTACATATACAGGCGAAAGAACCGCCCGTACACGGTGAGAATCATCACGAACGACAGCACTGTGATGAACAGACTGCCCAGAATCGTGACGAGCCACAAGGGGATGCTGGCTAAGAAGCCGACATTTTCAATGGCAGACTGCACCTCACCGGGCAGTGTGACCATCGCCTGCGAAATGCCGCCCATACCGGCAGCCATATCGGAAACAATGCCGTTGCAGATGGAAAAGATGTTGAGCATGATGTCCATGCCGTATCCCACCAAGGCTTTGGCGGCCACAAAGCGGATGAGATAATGCAATGCCGCTTCGGGGCGCTTGAGTTCGTGAAAGTTCATGGTATTCTTGAACAACGATATGGCGAAAAACAGCACGATCAGCGCATAGCCTATGCCGACCATGGCGCTGTGCAGGCTTTGCATAACGCCCCACACAGCCCCGCCCTTAAAAGATTGGGGGCTGGTTGTCACCAGCCCCCAAAGCTCTGTTAGTTTGCCATTCCAAGTGGAAAAGGCGTTGTTTAGATTTTCTACGATCCAGTTTTGGTTCAAAGTTCCACCCTCTTTCGGATAAAAGAAACGACCGCCTTGCTGAAAAGCAAAACGGTCATGATTTCTTAATTAAGTTGCATTGTGATTTGCGTAAAGAATTCCTTGCACCAAATATCTAAAGCGGATGTATCGCGTATAAAAGGAATCACATCCTGCTTTGCTTGATTATAGTCTATGGAAGCAAAGCGGTCGCATAGCATAGAGCGAATTACCGAGATGTCAAAAGCATCATTTTCTGTTATAACACCACTTTGCATCAGGCGAGCCTGTAAATGTTTCTGGTTGACGGTAGCTCCTTTAGAGAGATAAAACACATAATCATAGAGATCGCGCCCTTTTATGCGGTTCTGCCATGCACGGCATAGTACTGCATGAATTTTCCCTGCAAAAAGAGATGGTTCATCATAGAGATTTATTTCATACGGCATTGGCGCAAGACAGAACCGCCTCTCAAATGTTGCAAATGCTGGCGGCATGGTATCAATTTCAAATTTGATTTTAAGAGCCTCGTTTTTGGTGATACTGTTTGCCGTCACTTCATCCGCGTAAAAAAGCAAGAAATGCTCTTTGGTGTTTCCCTTTAAGAATGCAGAACGAATGGCGGATTCTTTGTTTTTCTCTTTCTCAGAAATGACAACATTTAATCCGAAAGAGCGAACGGTTTTCTCAAGTTCGGGAAAATAAGCTTTCAAATCAAAGCTCGGATTACTTGTCATAAGTGAAAAATCCAAATCTTCTGAAAAACGGTCAAGCCCATAAAAAATACGCAGTGCTGTTCCGCCGTAGAATGCAGCTTCCCTGAAGAACCCAGCACGGCTCAACCCATACAGAACGATTTCCTGCATGACCTCTTTCATAGCATTTTTCTGGTCATAGATATTTTTGCTGTCATATTTGCGCAGCATTTGTTCTATTACTGTGTTCATGCGATTTTCTCCATAATCTTTTGTAATTTCTGAATATTAGTGCAATGGTACTTCCCGCTGAGGAAAGCGACGTCCTCCACGCTGAGTTTGCAAAAAGCATCCCAATCTATGCGCAATCCATCAAACATCAATTCCTTTAGTTCGCCTTGACTTGCTACAGGTGATTGGATGTAGAGTTCGTCACACAACGCCTTTTCCGGGCTTGCAATCTGAATTGCGTACCCCTGCTCTGTGAAACAAGTAATACCATAAGGATATACAGCAGATGGAACATCCCGATAGGTAAATATACCAAAAGGAGTTTTATAAATTTTTTTCTTTTTCTTCTCAAAAGTGGCCGAAGTAAAGTTGTACACTGCTTCCGGAATAAGACCATGATACGACAGAGCAAATTCAAAGGACAGGTACGACGGGGTGCAGATACAGTTTGCAAGCCTATATCCGGGTGTAGAGGAATCTGTTTCGTACAGTCCTTGAATAATCGGAATGCATTCTTTGTTCTGCACCATGCGGGCCAGCTTATCGCGCGGATTTCTGTAGCTTTGCAATTCTTGCAACAACATCGCAGTAGTTTTTATCATATTTTCACCACCATATCCAATAATATCAGATACGCTGGAGAAAATCAAGCATTTTTCATTTCAGAATCATATCCAGAATATCTTTTGCAAAGTAAATCACCACGCCGCCGAAAAAGGTCATAAAACCCTGCGCACGCTGGCTGGCATCGTGGCCTTTCAGGGCAAGTCCAATCTGCACGATACCAAACCCCAGCAGAATCGCCCCGATTGCCTTGATGGCGCTGAACACAAAATCGCTAAGGGCATTGATGGTGGCCAGCGGGTCGTTGGCGGCAAAGGCGGGCATTGCCATGGTAAAGGCAAGGGCAGCCGTGGTGGCAGTGACCAGATAGATGCGCTTGATTTTGCGCTGGCGGGCCTCGTTTTGGTCGGGCGTATTATAGGTTTCTTTCTTGTTCATTGTGAATTTCCTCCATGATTTTTTGAATTTCTTCGTACATTACATCGGTGATTGCGGGCTCGGTCAGCCCGGTTACAACATCGGGCGATATGGTCTGTGCGGTTTGTGCATAGTCGTCCGGCATACGGTAAGGGGCGGCTCCGCCGTCCGGTGTGAGCTTTACATTGGGATGGCGCATCAAATCAAACTTGTGGTCTATGACCGGCGGTTCGCTGCGCAGCAGTACCAGACAATCCCCATCGTCCATGCGGCGGATCTCATCCGGGCTGCAAAGGTCACGGGCGGTAAGCTGATAGCTGTCGCTGCTGGAACCGCGGCAGCCGCGCCCAATGCTCTGGCTTTTGGTGCGTTCTGTCATCTTGCCGATGTACTTGGACAGCCATTCAAAGGTGGCATATTCGTTGCCGCCAAGGTATATCAGGCTGTCGCAGTTGCCGATCATGCCCTCCCAATCGTCCTTGTACAGACTTTGAATCTGGCTTTTGGACTGCAAAATAATATCACAGCTGATATTGCGGCTGCGGCATACAGCCAGAATGTTTTTGAAATTGGCAGGCAAGGCCACATTGGCAAACTCGTCCATCATAAATCGAACATGGACCGGCAGCGCGCCGTCAAACTTCGGCTCGGAATCCGCCAGCCGGAAAAGCTGGTCAAAAAGCTGAGTGTACAGCATCGTGATGAGGAAGTTATAGGTTTTGTCATTGTCCGGGATAACACAGAAAATCACACGCTTTTCCAGCCCCAGACGCGGCAGGAACATGGTGTCGGTGTTGGTCATTTCGGCAAACTGCGCGGTGTTGAACATATACAGGTTGGCGGAAGCGGTGATCAACACAGATTGCAGCGTTTTGGTGGAGCCCAGCTTAAAGCTGTTGAACTGCAGCACTGCCGGATGCAGCGGGTCGCGCTCCTGCAGCTCATTAAACAGCATCTCCAAGGGATTCGGCCCCATGTCGCCCTCTTCCATCTGACAGTTCTGGATCATGTACATCAGGGTGGAAAAGTTCTGCTCATATACCGGCGCTTCATAAATGAGATACAGGATCAGCGCGGAAATCAGCAGTACGGAGGCATCGTCCCAGAATTTGTCACCGCTGGCAGGCGCGTCCTTGGGCTTGGTGTTGTTGACGATGGCATACGCCAGTTTAACGGCATCTTCGTCGGAGTCGATGTAGTGCATGGGGTTGTAGTGCCCTTTGAAATGCACAAGATCAATCACAGTGACCGGAATTCCCAGCGATTCATAAAACCCGCCAAGGGAGCGTACAAGCTCACCCTTGGGGTCCAGAAATAGATAAGAGCCGCTGGCCTGCATGGCATTCGGTTTCACATAAAAACGGGTCTTGCCGCTGCCGGAGCCGCCGATGACCACCACATTCAAATTGTGCCGGTGAGCATGGCTGTCTGTGCTGAATCGTATATTCTGCGAGAAGATATAGTTCTGCACCTTATCCTTGCGGTTTTGGTATTTTGCATTGAGCCGGCGCACACTGCCCCAATGGGCAGAGCCGTGTTCCTCACCGGGGCGGCGGTCAGCCTGATCCAGCTTGTAGCAGTAAACAGCCAATGGATACATGACAAGAACCGCCAGCAGAAATTTCGGGGTGTTTTGGCACCAGTGCAATGCGGCAGGATTCTGCATTAGTTCTGACAGCAGCGCTGTGATTTCTGCAAGACCGTGCGCCTGTTCTGCCGCCTGTGCAAGTGCAGCCGCAAACCAGAGCAAAGGTAGCAACAGCAGCGCCCATAAAATCAGCTCGGTTTTATCGGTGCGGTTGGAGTGCATACGGTATCACCGTTCTTCCCGCTGCGGGGCAGGCTGACCGCGCTCCAGTTTCAGGCGCTTGCACACAGCATCCCCAAAGGTGACCGCCATTTCCCGCACTTTTTCCAGAGCTCTGCGTTCCTCGCCGTCCGGGATGTGTTCTTTCATGCCCTCCAGTGTTTGAAACGCATCCGGCGGCATCGGCAAGCCCAACCGTCCGCAGACTTCTACTGCCACTGCGGCGGCGGTCTGGCGCAGCAACTCGTTTTCCGAGATACCGGCATAGGCGGATTCTGCAGCCGCCATCACGATTTCCGCAGGCAGGCGCTGCAAAAGTTCTTGCGGGGGTATGTCGGCGCAGAATACCAGCTCCTGACGCTCAGCATCATAGCAGAACCCTTCGACTTCGTTTTTCGGCAGAACCGGGATCGGTGAGATCTCGCGCATCACATCAATGGCTTTCTCGATTTGTTTCGTGCTTTCCACTGCGGCAATCGGGTACGGCTTGTTGCCGTAGGTCTGGGAAATATCAAACACCTTGGCAACGGAATAATATCCATTGCTGCGCACGATCTGCGCGATCCCTGTGCAGCCCTTGCTGACGCGCCGTCCGTACTTGCTCCACTCGTCTGCCGACATAACCGCGCAGGCCAGCGGATGGGCACGCAGAATCAGCGCTGTATTCCCGGCAGTGATGTGGCTGCCCAGCCTGCCGCGCTGGTAAAAATAGTTGGCAAGGGTCTGCCCACTGGCAAATACATCCTTCAGTGCTTCTTCCTGTGCAGCAAAGGTTTCCTGTCGTTCTGCCAGCTTTTTGGCTTTCCATTCCTCGATATTGAAACCATCTTCGTACATCATCGGGCCTCCTTCGTAACCGCTTCTTTGATTCCTTTTTGCAGTGCCTTTTGCGTTTCGGATATTGCTTTGGCGACCGCACGGTAATGGTCGATCTTCATCAGCACCGAGGGGCGCTTATCATAAGTCATAGAGCCTTTCTCTGGCACCCGCAATTCTGGCCCTTGCGGACTGCGGGCGGGCGCTTTTTTTCGGTCGGTCTGTCCCTGCGCTTTCGGAATGTTGTAACCCATCTGCTCATAGATGCGGTTGAGCTTGCTGACATCCTCCGCCTTGAACATAATATCAACCTTTTCCCCTTGGGCAGATTTATCCTTGATAACAGCAAAGAGTACGCCGTATTGCTTGGCGTACTCTTTGAATTGGGATACATCTTCGGTTTTGATGGGAATGACCTTCAGCTCCTTGTTTTCACGCAAAAGCCGGTCTAAGCTGGTTTTTCCTCGAACCTTCGGATTCTCTTTGGCATAGGCCAAGGCCAGTGCCAGAGAATTCTTAAAGCCGAGAGCCGTCAGCTTAATAGCCACCTCGGAAAACTGAAGCGCCTCTCGCGCCATCTGGTCGGCTGCTTCGCCGCTTGTACTCATCTTCCTTCACCTCGTTCCTTTCCTGTTGTGCGGCAAGCTCTGCCTGCCGCAGTTTCTCCTGCACCATGGCGGCATCTGCTTCAATGTCGGCGCAGAGATAAAACTCATGGCGCAGGGCTTTGATTTGTTTGGTCAGCTTTTGAATTTGTTCCTCCCGCGCGGCGCGTTCCGGCTCTTGCTTTTGCCGGTACAAAACCTTGCGCTGGCGGGCAAGCTGTTCGATTTGATTCTCTAAATCGCTCTTGTGGGCCTGCACCTCGGCAAGAGTTTGCAGGCGGTGTTCCCACAAAAGATGTGTCTGCTGCTGATAGCGGTTGAATCTCTTGAAATCCTCGCGCAACAGAAAATAGCAGCGTTTCGTGGCTTTGCCGTGGTAGGCTTTGCGCAGCAAGGCGCAGTAGCGATAATAGCAAGCCATAAACCCGGATACCTTGTGGTGCGGTTTGGATAGGCTGCTGCAGCATCGCATTCGTTTGCTCACGGGCGCAAGCTCCGGGGACAGCCACTGGCCAGGCTCCGGGGCGTGCTGCGCTTTATATTCCCGGCGCATATCCGCGGGCAGGTGCCGGAGCTGCCGGTAATAATCGCGCAGCGCCGATTCGGAATACCGTGCATCCAGCCGATCAATGCGCACACTGCGCTGCGCGCTTTGGTGCCGAACCGCCATGTGTTCTACACGCGGACCATATTTGACCGTGTAGCCCATAGCCTGCAATTCGGCAACAAAGCCATCAAAGGTGTCAGCAGCAGCCATGGCAAGCTCCACATCCTTGCGCACCATGCTGCGGATGGTCGGCTTGCCGGTTTTGCCGCTGAGCCAATCGGCATAGCCTTGCCCTTTGCCGTCCGTTTCAATAACGGATAGCTTGTTTTCCCGGCAGAGTTCATCGGAAATTTTTCGGATGCCTTTATAATAGGTGTCGAAGTCATTCCGAAACATTCTGCCGTCTATAAAGGAAACCGAATTGGTTACGATGTGGTTATGCAGATGTCCCTTGTCCAGATGGGTGGAAACGGTGCATTCAAAGCGGTCTTCCAGAAATCGGCGCGCAAACTCGCAGCCAATTTGATGCACCTGCTCCGGCGTAGCCTCACCGGGGGAAAAGCTCTGTATAATG
Protein-coding sequences here:
- a CDS encoding TrbC/VirB2 family protein, encoding MNKKETYNTPDQNEARQRKIKRIYLVTATTAALAFTMAMPAFAANDPLATINALSDFVFSAIKAIGAILLGFGIVQIGLALKGHDASQRAQGFMTFFGGVVIYFAKDILDMILK
- a CDS encoding PrgI family protein translates to MQNPINKEIRHYQEEIFMGLTLRQLICSVIAIGAAVLAYLTLEPVLGRETTSWVCIVAAVPIAAAGFFRYDDLNFEQFLIAALESMVLGSGWRLWTTEYNFNSKKVKKFEIK
- a CDS encoding relaxase/mobilization nuclease domain-containing protein; protein product: MDYTSNPQKTETFGANDLNRLLSYTQNQDKTEHQLYVTGFNCTPADACRRMYRTKKRLNQPVDDGSILAYHIIQSFSPGEATPEQVHQIGCEFARRFLEDRFECTVSTHLDKGHLHNHIVTNSVSFIDGRMFRNDFDTYYKGIRKISDELCRENKLSVIETDGKGQGYADWLSGKTGKPTIRSMVRKDVELAMAAADTFDGFVAELQAMGYTVKYGPRVEHMAVRHQSAQRSVRIDRLDARYSESALRDYYRQLRHLPADMRREYKAQHAPEPGQWLSPELAPVSKRMRCCSSLSKPHHKVSGFMACYYRYCALLRKAYHGKATKRCYFLLREDFKRFNRYQQQTHLLWEHRLQTLAEVQAHKSDLENQIEQLARQRKVLYRQKQEPERAAREEQIQKLTKQIKALRHEFYLCADIEADAAMVQEKLRQAELAAQQERNEVKEDEYKRRSSRPDGARGASVFRGGY
- a CDS encoding PcfB family protein, producing the protein MAIKLTALGFKNSLALALAYAKENPKVRGKTSLDRLLRENKELKVIPIKTEDVSQFKEYAKQYGVLFAVIKDKSAQGEKVDIMFKAEDVSKLNRIYEQMGYNIPKAQGQTDRKKAPARSPQGPELRVPEKGSMTYDKRPSVLMKIDHYRAVAKAISETQKALQKGIKEAVTKEAR
- a CDS encoding nucleotidyl transferase AbiEii/AbiGii toxin family protein; this translates as MNTVIEQMLRKYDSKNIYDQKNAMKEVMQEIVLYGLSRAGFFREAAFYGGTALRIFYGLDRFSEDLDFSLMTSNPSFDLKAYFPELEKTVRSFGLNVVISEKEKNKESAIRSAFLKGNTKEHFLLFYADEVTANSITKNEALKIKFEIDTMPPAFATFERRFCLAPMPYEINLYDEPSLFAGKIHAVLCRAWQNRIKGRDLYDYVFYLSKGATVNQKHLQARLMQSGVITENDAFDISVIRSMLCDRFASIDYNQAKQDVIPFIRDTSALDIWCKEFFTQITMQLN
- a CDS encoding type IV secretory system conjugative DNA transfer family protein; the encoded protein is MHSNRTDKTELILWALLLLPLLWFAAALAQAAEQAHGLAEITALLSELMQNPAALHWCQNTPKFLLAVLVMYPLAVYCYKLDQADRRPGEEHGSAHWGSVRRLNAKYQNRKDKVQNYIFSQNIRFSTDSHAHRHNLNVVVIGGSGSGKTRFYVKPNAMQASGSYLFLDPKGELVRSLGGFYESLGIPVTVIDLVHFKGHYNPMHYIDSDEDAVKLAYAIVNNTKPKDAPASGDKFWDDASVLLISALILYLIYEAPVYEQNFSTLMYMIQNCQMEEGDMGPNPLEMLFNELQERDPLHPAVLQFNSFKLGSTKTLQSVLITASANLYMFNTAQFAEMTNTDTMFLPRLGLEKRVIFCVIPDNDKTYNFLITMLYTQLFDQLFRLADSEPKFDGALPVHVRFMMDEFANVALPANFKNILAVCRSRNISCDIILQSKSQIQSLYKDDWEGMIGNCDSLIYLGGNEYATFEWLSKYIGKMTERTKSQSIGRGCRGSSSDSYQLTARDLCSPDEIRRMDDGDCLVLLRSEPPVIDHKFDLMRHPNVKLTPDGGAAPYRMPDDYAQTAQTISPDVVTGLTEPAITDVMYEEIQKIMEEIHNEQERNL